One part of the Paroedura picta isolate Pp20150507F chromosome 5, Ppicta_v3.0, whole genome shotgun sequence genome encodes these proteins:
- the STX12 gene encoding syntaxin-12 produces MSYGPLETYRPGGVPVPPRDFSSIIQTCSANVQRLTQCTSQIKNLMSQLGTKQDSSKLQENLQQLQHTANRLAKETNEYLKELGSLPLPLSSLEQRQQKLQKERLMSDFSAALNNFQEVQRRVSEKEKEAVARARAGSRLSAEERNKDEQLVSFDSNEEWNQMQSQEEEAITEQDLELIKERETAIRQLEADILDVNQIFKDLAMMIHDQGDMIDSIESSIENAEVHVENANEQLQRASYYQKKSRKKICILIVGLVVVVLILVIVIWQATK; encoded by the exons ATGTCGTACGGCCCGCTAGAGACTTACCGGCCTGGCGGGGTGCCGGTCCCGCCTCGGGACTTCAGCAGCATTATCCAGACGTGCAGCGCCAACGTGCAGCGCCTGACACAATGCA CTTCTCAGATAAAGAATTTGATGAGCCAACTGGGAACTAAGCAGGATTCCAGCAAGCTTCAGGAAAACTT GCAACAGTTGCAGCACACCGCAAACCGGCTTGCGAAGGAGACCAATGAGTACCTGAAGGAGCTGGGCTCCCTGCCACTCCCCTTATCTTCACTGGAACAG CGCCAGCAGAAACTTCAGAAGGAGCGTTTAATGAGTGACTTCTCCGCTGCCCTAAATAACTTCCAAGAGGTGCAGAGAAGAGTgtctgagaaagagaaagaagctgTTGCCCGAGCAAGGGCCGGCTCCCGTCTCTCT gcagaggagaggaacaagGATGAGCAGTTGGTTTCATTTGACAG CAATGAAGAATGGAATCAGATGCAGTCTCAAGAAGAGGAGGCGATAACAGAACAAGACCTTGAACTAATTAAGGAGAGAGAAACGGCCATCAGGCAATTAGAG gCAGATATCCTGGACGTGAACCAGATATTTAAAGATTTGGCTATGATGATCCATGATCAAGGAGACATGATCG ACAGCATAGAATCGAGTATAGAAAATGCAGAGGTACATGTGGAAAACGCGAATGAACAGCTACAGAGGGCTTCATATTATCAG AAAAAATCTCGTAAGAAGATCTGCATCCTGATTGTTGGCCTTGTCGTGGTTGTCCTAATCCTGGTCATTGTCATTTGGCAGGCAACAAAATGA